CGCTGACGACGAGATCCTGGTCCAGATCTTCGAGAATGTCAGGGGTGCCGACGTCTTCGTGATCCAGCCCACCTGCCGACCCGTCAACGAGAACCTGATGGAACTGTTGGTGATCATTGATGCCTTGAAGCGGGCGTCGGCATGGCGGATTACGGCCGTCATGCCGTACTACGGCTATGGGCGACAGGATCGAAAGGTTCAGCCTCGCGTACCGATCACCGCGAAGCTGGTAGCCGACCTGCTTACGGCGGCTGGGGTGCATCGGGTCTTGACGATGGATCTTCACGCCGGACAGATTCAGGGTTTCTTTACGACCCCCGTCGATCATCTGTATGCCGCTCCGGTTCTCCTCCGATTTTTCGAGGAGCGGAGGTTGGGGGATGCGGTCGTAGTCTCTCCGGATGCAGGCGGTGTGGAACGAGCTCGTGCGTTTGCCAAGCGCCTGGGGAGCCCGCTGGCATTCATCGACAAACGTCGGACGGGTCCCAATGAGGCGAAGGTGATGCACATTGTCGGAGACGTCGAGGGGCGGGACGTCATCATTGTGGACGACATGATTGATACCGCCGGAACCCTCACTCAGGCGGTTCCGGCGCTCCTTGAAAAGGGAGCGAAGCGGATCTTCGCGAGTTGTACGCATCCGGTCCTCTCTGGCCCGGCGGTGGAGCGGATCGACGGATCAGTTCTCGAAGAGGTGATCGTCACGAACACTATCCCGCTTCCCGACAGCAGCAAGTCCAAAAAGCTGACCGTACTCTCTGTGGCGCCGCTGCTGGGGGAGGC
Above is a window of Candidatus Methylomirabilota bacterium DNA encoding:
- a CDS encoding ribose-phosphate pyrophosphokinase, which codes for ADDEILVQIFENVRGADVFVIQPTCRPVNENLMELLVIIDALKRASAWRITAVMPYYGYGRQDRKVQPRVPITAKLVADLLTAAGVHRVLTMDLHAGQIQGFFTTPVDHLYAAPVLLRFFEERRLGDAVVVSPDAGGVERARAFAKRLGSPLAFIDKRRTGPNEAKVMHIVGDVEGRDVIIVDDMIDTAGTLTQAVPALLEKGAKRIFASCTHPVLSGPAVERIDGSVLEEVIVTNTIPLPDSSKSKKLTVLSVAPLLGEAISRIHKEESVSSLFV